The following DNA comes from Anastrepha obliqua isolate idAnaObli1 chromosome 1, idAnaObli1_1.0, whole genome shotgun sequence.
GGCCCttataaaatatgcatttgCTTATACAATGGGCGTGTTACATTACTACCTCATGTATGTGCCtacataataaagaaaatgcaaGCAGTTCATTATTTTGTAGACTAAAAATTGGTGGcaaggaaaatgaaaaatttcgaatGTAATTTTGAGATTAGTCAAAATATGAATGTAAAGTTcacttttttattagtttttatttatttatttagtttttattattttatttccaaaagtggcttttattttaacattctGAGATTGCTTTTCCGTTTTgttcacacattttttcattttcattttttatgatCTATCCGCTAAAGTGAGTTTGAGgccttttttcattaaaaaagtaaatagtaaaagtaaatttgGCTCTATAGAAGTAAGGGTGAACAATTGTTAGTAACGTGGTTTAGAAAATCCAAACAATTCATTGCTTAACAGACATTTGCTAGACAAaggtgatgtaatttttcaaaatttcgcgcACCTTCCTcaggaataattttattttttatgggggAAGGTGTGTTTATCCAAGCAAAATGCTAAAAAgtggtatgcatttttttatttgtgagtAGGGAACATCCCCTGCATCTACTGAATcgattcttcaatttttttttcatttatggagagaaaaatatttctaaatttatatctcattttgataaatatatattatattaaaaatatttggaaaataccGGTGATATAGTGGAATTATGAAGTTTAAAACTGGTACTTTGGATATAATGAAATTAAGGTGGGGATCAAACGGGaggtatttaaaaacatataattccaggattttttttttaacagattcGATGTTGggaaattttccaattattgCTTTGGTAGATATCATTATAATCATCTTGACTTTATACATTTTTCGCGCGGTGTATGTattatgaaatcaaataaataaaatcggaTCATAGATTTGGCTACAGAaaactttaaggggttatataccttgtgtttttcaaaaaaatcaaaataaattttatttctttatcgtaaagtacaatcccttgagaacattttccaaaaatttcatagagatctgagcaatagatcgaaagttacagcgttttaaattgtgcgtcgtcacgtcctgagcgtacggcctcatgcggcgcttgaaactttaaacgcgattatctcaaaaacgtgtttttccaaaaatgcttttgcggtggacgcgattgcaaaaaaagtattcaaccgatttttataattttttttttaaattgttcgtaattgatgtcgcctcttagtgaacgatcaactttttatgtatacatttttattttgcagatatgaattttttaatgccaattttaggactgtagaagtagagttttttaaaaacatgttcctattttcacaaaaatcaaaatatttaatatattgatcgttcactaagaagatataaccctatactaatgaaatcttttcgattttttgatttcagttgacttggtggacttgaatcgcgtccaccgcaagcctcttccaaaaaaagggtcttgggggaaaacgccataactccgccatttttaaatatttttacacaaacaaagccttttttttttctttaaacattgtaatatccaataataaaaacttttatacaataaaattattgctacatatctttaaaaaaaacccaactttcgctaatttcaccggaccacaaggtatataaccccttaactctACCTTTATATGTTATATCAGCCCTATCACtaaatctaataaaaaaaataaaaaaataaaataaataattaataataaagaaataattaataaataaaataaaatcttataataaaaatgtgagAATCGAATACGAAGAAATATGTGTCACTGAACAACCtatatgaaattgaaaatacgGGTGATGTTTGAAcagtaatgaataaaaaatctcGTTGCTAATATGAGGACTCCGAAAATCTCGgaatcataaaaatgtaaaaaatttacgtcgacatggcacaaaattaatcatccaatttggtttttaaataacttttttaataaataaaaaaaattatttattatgagtAATGGAATTCATTGCatgtctatttgtatactgaGCTTATTGGCGTACGGTGccaaaaattatacatcttTCAATAGAAGGACTAATTTTTCGCCacattgtaaagggttttccaataagaggtgttattttgataaaagatcaatggtttcgttgcttgtgtggcacgtagcgccgtcttgttgaaaataaacgttgtccagatcaataccacctaattccggtcataaaaaatcgttaaccatctctcgatagcgcggTGAATGGATTCTCGTAACTGTTgcttcagcttcattttcgaaaaagtaagatccaatgactccgcccgaccataaaccgcaccaaacagccaCACGTTGAGGATTGAGAGGCTTtttaacaataactcttggattttctgagccccagatccgacaattttgcgtGTTGACGAACCCACCGAggtgaaaatgggcctcatcactcaagatggtttttcgatggaatttcggatcatttttatgcatttcaacgacccaatcagcaaagacacgacgttgttcttgtgttaactggactttataagccttaagacccaaaattttatgcaaaatacggtgtaatgacgtttgtggaatgcctaattctaaagaacgacgaggaatggacaaacctgggttttcttcaacactttcggctacaacagcaatattttcggctgttcttgagcgacgtgcacgggttttgttcttcacatcactaacttgtcccaacagctcgaattttttcaccaatttctgtattgcggtccgatgacccgtctctgccaaatttttaacatttttatagtgaattttaataatataatattatttgaatattaatattatatttaatgtgAATGCGTTTGTGGGGGAATAAAACTCCacatttacttttatattaaaattaacacGCTTTATTTCCtatgaaaatacatacaaaaatacacaTACCATCGAccttaatatttttcagatttttaaaaataagcgtCATAATGACCCACTTTTACAAACAATATTGGGTTAAAATGTGTCATTgtgccattaaattttattatatgtaaatgtacTCTTAAAGACTATATTAATGGTAAATGTAGTTTTATAAGagatttttccaataattttaaaCGACTTGATAccaaatttgtggaacaacatcaagacgctcaccacaaataggaggaagagctcggcgaaacacctcaTAAAAGCGTACGAGCCAATTATTTATgatattctttgttttttataccAAATCAGGAAAACTTtaatacacttaaaaaaaaattggcgtttAGGAACAAAATGGGTGGTGACCCAATAATCTAGAGCTCTTCATCTTTCATAATTCCTTTACCTATTTCTTGTCTTTTTTCGGCTACTGCATAGTGTAGTTATTAATCCATATGTATGGACTTGGAGTTCTGGAAGAAGAAGCTCGAGCTTTAGGCAAACGCACAGTGATATTATTGTTCAAATTCACATTTGCTGGGACACGTTTTACTTCTTTCATGcaaatttggatttatataaTTTCTAGTGTCTTTAAACTATTTTGCTCTACATCtatatttcacttttatacCCTCTGCCATTTCTATATTCCGATGCAGAAGTTCTGATAGCTAAGTAAGTAATAACTATTTTTGCGTCtgtaaatcaaaatttatgTAGGTATTCGCAACgaaacaattattaatattttttggaatttttgaaaattttttttctgatagcggttgCCCCCTcggcacacctccgagtgtatttctaataaaaacccgctgggagtcagcttaaaactgtaggtcgctctaTTTgtgagctcggccgaacacctaacagaagtgtacgcgccaattatttatttaatacaattttggCGATTTAGACATAAaccacaattttcaaaaatttcgccgTTAGCAGAAATTCATAGTAGAGAAGATTCAATGAATTCACTCAACGAATTTCGCATTTACGGTCGTTGTTATTCGAGTTCAGTGATACAACTTTCCATCAAGGCTACTATGGATTCAATGTTAGGGCCAACAGGGAACTCGCCAACACTTTCCTTTCCAGAAGAATGTAAACTTGCATGCGCAGCGCAAATTGATTTGTTTTCTTATAATTGTAAGCTTTCTTTTTTACAGCGTTTGCCAAAAGACCAAACTACTTTGCGAGTGTTCATACGGATACCTTAACCatatatttctttactttttcttattgcaaatatatttccaaTACCAATTACTTCCATATTTCAGGTGACAGTGAATTTGTGAGCATATTTAAGTTTCTCAAACGAGCAGCAGAAACCTTTGGCCGCAATCATGGCTTACAAGTCAAACTATCCAGTGATACAGGCGCGCGCATCGTCGACGCCGATGTTGGTTGGTATTttgtaaattcaattattttataataaatgcgcttacaaaatatttacccTTTTTTACCTTATTTGGTTCAGATGGGCGTTCGCGTCATGAAAGAAAACGCCGCAAATGGCTCATTATACTGCCATTGATCATCCTATTGAAGATCGCCCACCTTAAGATGACCGTTGTAACATTGTTGCTGGGCGTACTTGGCCTGAATGTGTTGTTGGTGGGCGGTGTCGGCTGGCTCAtacattatttgaaatttaagaCTTTGTGTAAAATACATCCACACTTAGTGCAATCACATTCGCACGTCTACGACTCCGATCCGGCTGGTAAGTGGAGGATCCGCTGTAGCTGAGTATTGGAATTTGAGTAATTGTGTTGTTGTATATAAGAAGACTATAGGAATTCCagttattattcatttatttatttctatttttattcttatttttactttcatatATACGGCTTACTCTGATGACGCACACGGACAGATTATTCCACATTCATTGGCAGTAGCTTTCCTAGCTCCTATTATAGCGGCGTTGGTGGCGGTGGTCATGAAGTTAACTCAAAAGATTGGGCCACAAGCAAGGCATACCATGGCAGAAATTATTTGGATACAATAAGTAAGCGGCTGAAATAGCTGAGACTGTTGCCTTGGCGGTATTTGCTGAGTATTTGGCGAACATTTTATGTGCGTTACTATCGTTTTTACGCAGAAGTGTTCGGAAATCTGGGGTAGACAAGTAAGATTAGCGAATTTGTTATATATTCCATATAAAGTAAAACTATAGTCAGATTTTGGTGATGCTATTTTaacgattttatttatttactcaaggttcattttttatatttatatgcactTAGGCCCCTTTAGTCTAAGTAGCGATTATTATTGCATAAGCTCAGAGAAAATTTAATCTGAACAAAGTTGGATTTCATATAaatgataaatttttaaatatttatttgattgaaatataaaaacttttcatacaaaatttttcataaaaaacgtaTCAAATCAGAGAATATTTAGTCCAATAAAATTTGACCTGCAGTTGGcttatttgatgaaaatatgaaaaattttcatgaaaaatattttcgtaaaaaattaaaaaaaaaaaaaaaattcataaacaaagtataaaatcaaaaaatttagtttttaaatatttatttgattttttgaatttataaaaactttttattgaaaaatattttcgtaaaaaattaaaaaaaaaaaaattcataagcaaagtacaaaattaaaaaatttagtttttaaatatttatttgattttttgaatttataaaaactttttattgaaaaattttcataaaaaaagtataaaattagaGGAAATTTTGTCCAATAAAATTTGCCTTTCAGTTGGCTTACCtgattaaaatatgaaaaattttcatgaaaaatattttcgtaaaaaattaaaaaaaaaaattcataaacaaagtataaaatcaaaaaattttgtccTATAAATgataagtttttaaatatttatttgatattttgaatttataaaaactttttattgaaaaattttcataaaaatgtataaaatttgagGAAATTTAGTCCAATAAAATTTGCCTTTCAGTTGGCTTACCtgattaaaatatgaaaaattttcatgcaaaatattttcgtaaaaaatgtaaaaaaaaattcataaaaaagtacgaaatcagaaaattcagtccaataaaatttgcttttcagTTGgcttatttgataaaaatatgaacaattttcatgaaaaaaattttcctcgaaaatggaaaaaaaagtcataaaaaaatataaaaggataAAATCAGAAAATTTAGTCCAATAAAAGTAGACTTTCAAATGAATgatatttatttgattaaactttaaaaaacttttcataaaaaaattatcataaaaaaagtgtaaaatcagagaaaatttagtctaataaaatttGCCTTTCAGTTGGtgtatttgataaaaatatgaaaaattttcttgaaaaaaaatgttcataaaaaatgtataaaatcagAAAATTTAGTCCAATAACGGTAGACTTTCAAATGAATgataagtttttaaatatatatttgattaaaatataaaaataaattcataaaaagagtaaaaaactAGAGACAATTTAGTCCAATAAAAGTTGGCTTTCTGTTGgcttatttgataaaaataaatttttagtattttaagtcatctttttaaaaattattcgatACCCTTTTTTAGAATTCAATCAAAAAACTGTTGTTAATGCTCTTGAAagattttcataaacaaaatttttaattcaattatttaaagCCTTCTTCCGGTAGCATTTTGCAATTAAAAACTGTCTTTTAAGATTAAACATTATTAAGGTTTGCTAATTcgaaagaaacatttttattagtaaattGTGTTGGCATTTTGTGTTTTATcctaaaatttaagttttcaaataattttttaatttaaatttttaaacagtttttttacctCGTTTGTGTTAATTAGGAATGTTTGCTTTCTGACATTTTTTTGCATACTCTTTTTTATTTGACCAAAATGATATAGATGTTTGCAcataacgggtgtttttttagcagcATGAGAATTATCtacatcgataactatggtttgacagctgagaatggcaaactgtgttgacatttctctcCAGTAAGCTTTGGCAAATCATCATGCGGTCATAAATGCCACGAAATTATCTACcattaaattaatgaaaaaaaaaaatcgttccaacaatatttgtcttttgttttatcattttaagttcccatgctcttaaaaaaaaatacccggtggaattgacgcgtacacccctGGTTAGGTGTTTAGTTCAGCTTCGAGTTCCATGTCGACTCCGAGAGGTAGTTGGTTTTTATTACAGTGATaaaaattcagaaggtgtggctaATATaaaaccgttaaccggctctaggcaaatttgaaagaatcagttgATTGGCTGCCGTTACCGGGGCCATCACAGCGGTTTGTTTCAcgaaaaactgaaattgtgtgggtgatatatgaaaaatataaacatagtCTTCACTAATGTTGCCTGGTTACCGTCTGAACACCGGCGGATTGGACgaatgtgtgaatacgtgtgaaatgagccgAGTGCTGCTGCCGAGTCCCCGCTGaggtggcagccgaagttacgtGCTCAATTTCAGTTTTCCccatagctgaaggccaaacTAGACTACCAGCTTCATGCctgggtttttatgagaagcttttttcatgacagaaacacACTCAGAGGCAACGCGAAAATAATTCAGATAGTGTGGCTAACATCAGactgttaaccggctctcagcgaatttgaaggaatcagttGATTTGCTGACGGGAATCAGGCTGGGACGGTGGTTTGATtacgaagaaaaaattaatgcagcCATTACCTATTTTAGTTCGTTATCGTCTGAACAATAACGAGCTTCCAATCGAAAATGGGTAAGAGTGGTGTGAAATGAGTGGACAGAATTCTGCGTATGAAGCGCTAGAAGAAGTTGctcgcaaatttttatttttcactatagTTAATAGCCCAAGTTGGTAAATCTCATTGTGAAAAGAATTGATTTATCATCCTTGCGGAGGGGCAGCTTCAAGCTTCGAGTTTCATGTCAGCTTCGAATGGTAGTTCGTTTTTATATAGGAAgcttttttcttggcagaaattcactcagaGGTTACTCCTTGCATGCTGAGAGACGGTCgctactaaaaaaaatcattttctatCTTGATGCTTCTATTTGATGCTTTCTGCCGATAAATTCACTAGACCATGGCGGCCGACAAACAAAACGTTCACATCATCCACGCTAAATAATTTGGTTTTACAAATGGTAGTCGAATCGACTAAGCTTCATCATCAAAGTTTTTGTAATATTCTATGTATATCGCCTTGGACTTCATAAACTGAAAAGGACAATGCAAATGCAGTTTACTCGCCATCTGTCCAAAACGTAAATCATAAATTCTGCcccttgttttatttttacctgCCTCCTTCTTTTTCCTGCTTGACTATTACTCAAATGTGATACTCGATCAGGGAGTATCATTGAAAATTCTTCAAAGAGGCATATTTCGTTAGTTATTAAAGGATAAATCCTGCACTTTTCAACCCTGATATTGTTATcggaatatttttgtaattggcACTTACTTACTGGTAGAGCAGTTGTATCGCAATAGACCAACAAGTTCTTATCACTTTTGTGATTACACAGATTTCCCCGAGGTTTGTACTTCGATTTCATGGTCTTTCGTGTCAATCTTGTAATGAAGACGCAAGTTAACCTCTACATTCTATACTGCTGAGCTATAATGGCTTTTTATGGCCACCAGACTAAGTACTAGGGCTAGAAATTACAATTGGAAAGATGATCATACTATTATACGAGTATAGGTATATTGTGAAGCCACGAATCCAACTTTGAGTTCAGACTTCATGCACTGCTAAAAACTTTACTTACTTTTACTTAGAGTGTTTTTGTGCAAGACTTCAAGCTGAGCCTCCTATCGAGTGTTACTTCAATCTAACGTTTATCAAATAATAACTTTATTTCCTTTCCTAAAAGTAAGTCTCATGTgcacagtggctcacagcttattttatgCAGGCGAATTACTCAAATTTTGAGTGAGGTATTTTGAAAgctaaaacttttttgaaaaaatttaaatatcaaataacttATACGCGATTGCAGTATAAAAAAGgtacttcatatatttttttaagctttaaacaaaaaatataaaaaaacaaaaacacagaacAGTTCAAAATTCTGatgtcacagcttatttcatgcagtattcatttttttcttaaatttaagttaaactgatggtttaaaaaatattcagtaCTTTGTGTGGTATCCTTCGGCCTAATTaacaacttttaaattttctggcATTGACTCCACTAGCTTTTTCGTTACTTCGGGTCCGATTTTGTTCCACTCCTCCACAATTACGGTTTTTATCTGATCTCTATTGCTTATGTGATGTGTGGGGAATTTTGTTTCCAGTAATTATCATAAATTCTCGATGACGTTCATGTCAGGTGATTGAGCCGGTGATTGCATTAAATGTGGGCAGTTCCATATGAGCCATGTCTGCACGATTGCCGCCTTATGTTTAGGGTCATTGTCCTGGTAGAAACAGAAATCTTGAGGTATTCCAAGTTTCGCAGCTCTTTAGAGTAGATTATCTATTAGAATATTATTTTGCCCATAATACCCTCGACAAACACTAAATTTCCTACTTCGGCTgctgacatacatatataatacatataatatgtacattcCCATACCATTACACTGCCACCACCATGTTTCACAGTCGGTTTTATGTTACTTTTGTGGAGCTCTGTATTAGGTTTCCGCCAGACGTAAGACATTCCATCTCCGCCGAATAGGTTGAATTTggactcatcagaaaatattatCGTTTTACAGAAGTCAAAATCTTTAATTTCGAGCACTCTGGCGAAGGCAACTCGgctcaattgatttttttttatttatgaatggcTTCTTTCGTGCTACTCGACCATTGAAGTCCTTTACAAGTAGTACCCGTCGCACTGTTTCGACGCAACATGATCTGCCCCCTTCCTGTTGAATTTCGTTTAGTAGTTTTGGAACCGATAGCATTgggatttcttttctttttcgaaCAATTAAACGCTCATCACGTtggtcaaaaattttatttggggcACATCGGCCTTTATTTTGCACCCGATTTTCATGAACGAAGCTTTCCATGATGCTTTGTACTGGTGCACTACTCAAACAAActattttcgcaattttttgcTGCGACTTTCCACTTTGAAAATGCTTGATGACCAGTTCTCGCTGTTCAATCGTCATCGgcccattttttatatatttttatattgcccACTTGGCGATCCCAAACATACTAAAAATTGCATAGAACAATAACTGTGCGCTAGTTATATAAACTAGAAATTCAAAATACCGTTAACCAAGCGGCCAGCCGCCGCCACTGtacataaaaatagaaattcgatgaattttgaagaaaataataattgtgtCAAGAggttgataaaaaaagttttgatacCAAAAATTCTTGCTGGTGGAATTGTTGGGCTAAATTTATTTAGGTGGTTAAGttaacttttttctgatttAAGGTTTTTTTCGTTGACCACCGATTTTACTACCGGGACGTTTGTTTTCATTgtagttattaaaataaaaatctagcATAAGTTTTTTATCTCAATATTTTGAGTAGCTAATTGcattgtaataataaataaatttttataatttattgtatGTTATTCTCAACTATTTTTGtaactaaagaaaatatattttattgtattataaataGTAAGAAgctaataaataaacataattcaccaaatggatttttttaatgaactagAATATGTCCAGGGCAAAAGGCGTGAATATATAATACTGGacagtaggccgggtcgatttgtggggagccaaaaaaatcgtccattgctctgtgaaaatcatattctagggatcaaaataagaaactttgccgaaggaaccatacctctaaaacgaattctgatgtccctcaatttggggcaaagtttcttattttgatccctagaatacgatttttacagagcaatgagcgatttttaaatcgacccgccctactggaCAGTCAATCCTCCTATTACTATATAACTATTTTATCTAGAAATATGGACAGAATATAACAACCGGCATGTACATATTCCGGTAACTCAACCGACCAAGTCATTCCCAATGGTTGCCTTGAACGTGATCTGTAATATGCCAACGATAGATCTGTTCATCGAAGAAACTATGTACTTCTTAGGTTGCTCGGAGGATAAAGGAACTAAGCCTATGGAAatgttaaaactattttttgggaAAGGGTggaatttatttgaattgaataataCCTATGTCTAGGAATTGATGAGACTTTGAACTCAAATTTATGATAGCTATCGAAGTTTAGTGACGGCACTTTACTACTCGGGAAACTTTGTAGATTTTCTAAAGAAATATCATTGAGGCGGATCCTCTCAGTTTCGTCGG
Coding sequences within:
- the LOC129253180 gene encoding uncharacterized protein LOC129253180 codes for the protein MRIFAEIIAAFLVLVNARWLSASISSEIVSENTSRSDVDSLSSPTVDTFVNGIPHDAEDVYTLKTKSSASADGIGASGQHNLITHSDEYVARNQRRCFEKRSLVSCIKYKASKIVWMLATNSLGYFPNEYSRELVDDQRRIRIIQLGEPADIAVFNDARGLEGDSEFVSIFKFLKRAAETFGRNHGLQVKLSSDTGARIVDADVDGRSRHERKRRKWLIILPLIILLKIAHLKMTVVTLLLGVLGLNVLLVGGVGWLIHYLKFKTLCKIHPHLVQSHSHVYDSDPADYSTFIGSSFPSSYYSGVGGGGHEVNSKDWATSKAYHGRNYLDTISKRLK